The genomic DNA taaaatgaTTGCTCGGCGCAGTCGTCGAGTCAGCGATGCGCCAGGGTATAATCCATCCATGGGTGGGGAACCGTTCGCATTACACCACGTCATTCGGTTTCCTGAGTGGCCTCATTGCGTCAttcgcaataattttttattcaatgcaGCTCTAAGTTTGCAACCGTACCCTCGTGTACATAGGATGTATCTACAATTATTTCCTACGCGAACGAAAGGGTTTTATCGTCCAACTTGGCTGTATACTCTAGAGCCACGAATtaccagcagaaaattgcgAGTCCAGCGATCAGTTCACATTTACTTCGAAAGAACTTTTCCCTTTCCTGACATCGCATGGATAGTAAAGTTGGTTCATTCCATATAAATTATGACTTGTAGAAATACACATCTCTGCAAATTGAGCAAAGTTTAAAATTCCCTGAAATACGTCAATACTCCACGTACTCCTGAGGATGATGGATGTAATTCTACGGCATACAATTTATGATGAACTTCGGCCAATTGTTCAGTCATTACgaattgcatttttcattGCCGTTCCGATTGTGAATTCTAATTCTGAGAAAAGATCAACAGTTTGTTGATAGTATTTTAATTGCAAAATCTTATGGCAAAAGCAGATTCAGATTCTTGGTCACTGCTTATGACAATGAGTataattttgagtttttcCAAAACGttacaaattttaaatattaggTCAGAATTTTGTACCGACTCAttgtagaaatttaaaaagttaCGCTATAAACTTTACACAAATTTCATAACAATATACAAAAGACATATAGCACGAAATTAGAGATGTAGTAAAAACGAGGTTaacaaatttcattacttcaaTATTTCTTCCTGTAAAATATCATATCACTCGGTATGTGTAAaccattttcttcatttttccaatcaataaattgtattgatatgaaaattttggagCTGCTTGTGAATATCGGGAGaagagcttgaaaaaaaattatttcaaagtttGTAATGGTACCAGCTGATTCAGTTGTCCCGTTGTCTTCAgaagtaaatttgaaatgcaTCGGTGCCTTGGATTCTGAGTACCTCGACTAATTCCCAATTTCGAGGATGAGTCCACAAGATGCTTCCCGACGATGATATAAATTCCCCAATTAAcgtgttttgattttgaagtGGAGTGTAAACTGAAGTTGATCCAACTAAATCgtttcaaattcaaagttcCGAGGCTCCTCTCCCCATCAGTTGGCAGTTTGATGAGCTTTGAGCTATGAACGTTGCGCTCCTGCAGGAGTGGTTTCATTTGTACGGGGTAAAGGGGGGACTGAAAGGATCAACTCTCACGAGGAATGTATGAGGAGAACTTTCTCGAGTGAAAGGAAAATTCtgcaggaactcaaaaagctGTCAAATGTTTTGTTATCATTCAAAGAAACATGTAAACTGTTATTCGCTGTTCACTATTAAACGTGCACTACGTTTCGTTGCTTCCGGAGTGTGATTTCACATTTAATCACTAATCAAACTTGATCCAGAATCGTTTGATTTACGAACGATAATCGTTATTCAAGGAATCATTGGTCGATGAAGCAGAtcggcgattctggaataTAATGCGAGAGAGAAATAATAGGTAAAGGATCAGATTTTACTTGCGGTACGTCCACCTTCGCAATCGAATCAAGTTTTTCGGCATAAGAATGAATCTTACAAAGGTAAACAAGCCTTCGTTGTCATTGCGATGCATTGCGTCAACAGGACACTCCATCCTAAATCCTCCGCTGAGTTTATGGCTAGGTAAAGTTATAAGCGAAACTCCCAGctgtgtaataaaattcatcgAGTCACGTGGCgctataaatatttatcggaCTCAATACGATCTTCGGGACCCGGCTGCCGGTGATACGTGGATTTTTATTGATGCGGGAGATCAGCCAGACCGACGAGGAAAAAACCTTGGAATTCATGCCAAAGTCAAGTCTAGATCGGACGATCTCACAGTATCCGcaagaatatttcaaaccAAGAGTATTTCTTTTAGGGGCTGATTCTGAAAACTTAAGACTTTACTTCTGTTCAATAACTGGAAAGTTATTAGTTCTCTTCGTCTATGGAGTTATTGAGTCACCAAGATTAAGAATATATCTTCTTAATGCTATcgatataaaaacaaattgacgTGGAGAATGTCGGTGAGGTAATGTAAACATAAAGTGTTATGATTGGGTGACGATGTTCGTTAGAATGCTCGTGACGAGCCGTCAGTCTCTTGAAGATATCTGAACAGTCGAGACGGTTCTTCCTCGCGCACTAAAAGTAGAATAAAATCAAGTTAATGTCAATTCACTGTCTTTATATGCATAGTATTGATCTTTCTATACTCAACAACGTTGATTACGGATGTGTCTAGTTTTCTTCTGCATTGATTTGACGCACTTAATGCTCGTAATCACGAGAGAACATTAACTCTAGTTCTGTAACGAGGTATTGCCAATCATAATTCACGCAAAGACATTTTTCATCGACGATTGAACTTATATCTCTATCATCTAAAATTGCCTTCAGTAAAAATGATTACCAACAGTGATACTGTTTCAAATGAACTTCTGTAGGTATTGTTACTTTCTTGATTAGCCAAGTGGCGCGTTGATTACTGGGACTACTGTCAGTGCGAATAAGCGTTAAAGACTCGGCAGCCGAGTGTCGGGAAATGAATTCTGTAGAACGAGCAAACACTTGGTGCAGTAGATAAAGCCCCGGTCAAGTCAGCCGCGCAGTGCGGCACACCGAGTCTGCTGCAGTGGGTAAGTTCGAAAAGCTTCTTTGACGGTGGTGAACTCGTTAGTTACCAGCGGAAGTGTAAAGTAATGAGTTCTTTAAGTCAGGAATTGATAAAGTTCGTGACAAGATATAAACCGTTCTCCAAATACTCTGACCTCTCACACAATGTgtcaatttgaaatgaaaacttttgcAAGGAGTAATTGTTCCCGCCTTCCAACTTAATCATCAGGATTTCGCGTGAAAATCTATCGGAATGCTTGTATGTGAAGGTATGAATGGTGTAAAGCACAATTAAGAGGCTGAAGCACCTCCAACGCAGAGCTGCGCTAATActggaataattataaatctgCCGgatcctctttctctctgggTATTCAACTTGAGCTAATGATCGTTCGATCATGGCCATGGAAATTGGAGTTCATTTCAAGCAGCGTGCGATTATCTCACAAAGGGTTGTATTCAGCGGCTAAACCGTGGGATCAACTAATCGttcataaaatattacaaattattccTCGATGTTACCGTCGCGTGATCACAACGGTAACTCAAATCATTATCGACCTTGCGAAAACTGACAATACATTACCTGGGAGCAAGATCCCCAGTCTTAAAAAATCTATCATTACTCGCGTCTCAAAAATCTCACCCGCACTATCGTCTATTCGTCTGCTAATTGCATCAATGCTCCTCTTTTTCTGAGAGGACGTATTGATTTAAAACCTGATAATTCAAATCATAGTCAATACgtgactgattgtgagaaggCTCATTCTGAAACTGGCCGATAGCTGTAGTTTTGGCTGATTTTTTATTGCGATCGTTAATAGCAATGGCGTAGCAATGGCCGGCAATACTGGCTGGTTAACCGTAGGACATATTGGCACAGTGCTGATCAACAACACTGTTCCAGATCAAGACCCAAAGCGTAGGACCTGCCTGATTATGCCCGCTGATAACCAACAATGATCCATTACTGGGACTGAAGGCTGGACTGCAGTTGGTAACATTGGCAGTTCTACTGGTCCTGTACTGAGCCTGTGATAAAACTtttgaacataaaaattttgaggtaCGTACAAATGAAACGGgacgaattttaaaaaattcatattttgaaaaaaaaaaaataaataaaagaattggtaaaaattattgaccTTTCATCATATTTggttatacaaaaaaagtattggttttggtaaaaaatcactttttctaatttcaacaaatctttcCTAACTTCTAAGTTAGAAGAAAAACCGACTCAATTTACATTTGCAGtttgtaattagaaaaaaacattctaaTTACATTTGAGATTCATAATTAAGGAAAAACTCGATTATAAGTCTGTACTAATGAGGATCATGTTAACATCCATTCAGTATTCACATATGACGTAGAATATGAGGTTTACGTACAATATAAGGTATTCTTATTAACACATGTTTAACTGCAGGTATATTCttattaattgtaagtatatTTTCGTAGTTCATATACGGGTATACGCAAAACTGAACAATACACTGCAGCCTAAGAACAAAGGCCCAAATGACGGTCTTCAAACCAAGTAGTACGTGGTTATGaacgttcttttctttttttatctctagTGTTTTAAAAAGCTCTATTAGCCGAATCAGGTAAGTTTTTGACAGTCTGTCTTCCCCCATGCAGACTATTTTCTGTAACAATTTGACTATCCGCATCACGACTATCGCTGGTAGATGAGCTGGTTGAGTATCCTTTCTAACTGCATCGTCTTCACAGTGATTGAGAATTTCTAAGGCTAGTTTGTATTATGCTGTTTGTATTTCATCGATTTCTGTTAAATAGCGTAGACCTCATACATCgacatcgcaaaaaaaaaaacactttcacTTTTACAAACGACAAAGatgatttttcgtttcctaGTTATTAGATTCAATGTTTCTGAGAATATTCAGGGTAGATTTAATTGCGATTTGAGCTAGGTTgctctttttctttacatctaccgtaaaaaaaaaccgagctTGTTAATTTAACGCCAAAGTAGTCAATCTCTATGATCACTTCGATCACTTCATTTTTACACTTGAACAAATTGTTTGCTCGTGACATGCCTATATTAAAGATCATGATATTATATTCCTGATTCTTTGTGATGAGATGAGAATATTGTCACAATATCTccagtagaaattttcatcaggcTCAGATAAGGCCATGATCAGGTTTACCTCACAGCCTGATGAGGTACACACATCAGGTTACCTCATCAAGGCCTCACCAGAAATGTAACGTACCATTCTGGAATGCTCTGATGAGGCTGTATTCACGCACGATGGTCAGACGACCTTGATCGGGCGTTGATCAGAACTTGATCAGCGCCTCGTCCGGCGTTTATTAAGTTAGGTTGAGGCACCACCTGATCAGGTTCCGGAACGGATTGTTCAGATttactgattttttaaataacgttACGAATTATTTAGCTTCTAATAGATGCAAAGCGAAGCTTACCAAAATGTATGTTTGGTGAAATAGAAGTAGAACTTGAATCTGCGAGCAAATCAGTGGGGGTCGGGGTAAAACCTTATTCGCGAGTATTTGGACTACTCATACGTAAATATATTAATCTTAAGAATATTTTGGTAAgagcttttttcttcttctgtaaGGCCATTTGCAATAGCTAGGGATTGCGATTCAATCTCCGTAGCTTTCCcgtaaaaagttttcttcCACCTCGGAACGAGCAAGCTTGATCAATATATAAGTCTGTTTTGATcagctttttttctactcatttGGTAAGACGTTATAATACAGTCATTGATGTTGATACTTACTAGGCGGCAGCTCTCCAGTACTGTTTGCATGAGATCTTTTTTCGCATCGTCGTTATCTCTTACTTAATGTAAAATCAGGTTTGCCGTACGGGAGTTATTGCTTTGATTGACATCGCTCGATGAATGATGAAGTGAGATCATAGTTGGTGGATTATGTTTTTATCACACGTGGGAATGAACTGTGTACACTTATTACAGATACGTTTGCTACAGAGTTAGCCGTACTTCACCACAAAactgttttaatttcaaaaccCGTTTCAAACGGTGACATGTCGTCCTTCTATCAAGTAACTTTTACCTTGAAGGTCCATCTTCCATCGATAGCTTAGGTAATTCCATCATGTCGAACGCATATTATCAATGAGCTAACAGTGTGTGCAAGTTTGACGTGGAGCTCCATGGTACTGATACACATAATTCtcggaaaaaaatagtcgCAACAACCAAGATATAAAATGTATGAACTACAATTGTAACCCTTGCATATCTGAAGGGGCTCTTACTTGTCATTGGCTGACCACAGCTTGCCTCTCTTATCCCCACACAGTTTTTATTCCATACGTTCTAAGATCCATTGGCCAGTCGCGGACGAACCTCAACGGCAAAAGAAGCATTGCCTTTTGGTCGACCAAGTTTTAATAAGTGACATAACAAAGCAAAAAAGTTATGTCGAACAGCCGTACGGTGGAGATGATAGAGGGCAGCGATAAGTTCAACGAACAGTTCGTCACTGCAATTCGCACCTTACGTCGCATTGCGATTTACATGGGAATTTggccagaaaaaaaacatgagaaATTGTGCAATTTATTGTGGTACTATAATTCGACAAATTTGGTATTTATGAACTTCGGTTTAATGTGTAACGCCATCAGAGTAAGAGACGACATGAATAAAGTTATTTCTACCATAAGCGTAGCAAGTGGGGTAATGTATATAATGGTGAAGTGGTTTACATTTTCTTCGCACAAGGTACTTATCAGGAAACTGGTATATATGATGAACGAAGATTGGACCAGCTTGGAAAACAACACTTTGATTCCTGAAAGCGTACCAGATTCGAAACGATTAATGTTAAAATACTACCGAGTGTTAAATATATACGTCTACACCGTCTTGACTGTAATGGTTTGTGGAAATGCAAATTTCGTCATCACTTTTGTTGTAGCCACAAATCATCGCGACAATAATACAGATCTGGATAACCTCTTGCCGGTGATTCACAGCTGGTATCCTGGTGTCGATTACGATCGAGCTTACATCATTGGGGTGATTATGAAATGAATAACTTGACTGAAACTCAAATAAGATTGGATCGGATTTGTATTTCGAATAAACATGTCGCTTTGAATGCATGCTGAAGCTGTGATAGTAAGAATAAAGACCAAGAGTTGGATTATTCGAATCATTTGCGATTGTGCAGCTAGAGGCACTAAGTGATGGAAGCAGCGCACAATAGTTGTTTGTTAAATCATTCGTCTTAGAGCGATTTATTTacgaattataattttgacaaaattcactgaatttttttaaattctcacaAGACTTAATAATCCACACTCAATCTGAGATCATTTGGGACACAATTGAAGGTGCAAACGAAATATATAGTGTATAGTTGAGCGGCAAGAAGCCCAGTATCTCGaaggatggaaaaaatttcaattccaaaaGTTTCACAGCTGAAATTGGTATTGAGCGTGTCCGTTTTATCACGTGCACAGAAGTACGTTGACTGGAAATCGTATCATGGTGTTGATATCCACGATTTTTTCAGAACAATCGGTTTATACGATGCCTTATTATTTGAACCACGAACGATTACTAATGAATGCCGGTTTCAGACTAAATCTATAAATAGGTATAGAAACGGgactgagaaaatttgaatctggTACCGTGTTCCGTTTGCTAAGCGGCGTggtcaaagaaatgaaattcaggTCACGGAAAACAGTTTTTAAGCTTTGCAATCACATCGAATCGAATTTGTGATTGATCAAGCTTGATCAAAGACTTATTATGTCATTCATATCGAGTtccaataatgaaaatatacgtCGTGAGGCTCAATTGTAGCGTTCAATGCTGTCTAGGTTTTGATGGTCCGTCAAAACCTGGTTATTAGAAAGCGATATCAGACCTTGGGTACATGCAACTATACTGAAGTCACTGTGAAAAATTAGTTACCGATCAATCATTCATATTGCTTGCACCGTAATTTATTACGCAAATGAAGAAAACTTGAGAAACAATATCCCGGTATAAGAAATGGACAACAGAAATACATGGAGCAAAAAAAACTAGGCTCATTTCTCTTTGagtaacgaaataaaatttctaattttcgtGTAAAATTTACGATCAAGATCCGttagataaataatatttcagtgaaaattcattcatgttataatattatatgattCAAGTTTTTGGCCGCTGCTCAAATAATGAGTATGATAGCAGTAATTGTCGGAAACACTGTAGTCGACGGTTTCTTCGTTATTACAGTTCTGAACACTACCGCTCAAATCGAGATTCTGGGGTACGCATAGATGTGCAAACATGTGGTAGGCGTTTACGTATTAGCAGGTTTTATACTCTACTAATAATATAATCTTACACCTTCAGAATCTTTATTGaacaaatgaaatataattcgcTGGATCCCGAATGCAACAAAACGAATATCCAAGAGGTGGTAAAGCGTCATCAGGTGTTATTGAGGTAGGTTCTTAATTTTATCGTTTTGAGAAGAATATTTTGAGGCATTCCATACTATCGGCTCTTTGTAAAAtgaactaattttcaattatagcGTGGCAAACAACATACAAGAATGTTTTGGTGCGATAGCCTTCCAGCGCGTGTCTATTTCTTTAGTCGGTATCTGTTTCAGTGCACACGTATTTCTTAGGGTATGTAAAACAACTGCTTTTTTGGGGgctgagcaaaaaaaaaaaaaaaccttatttATAAGTACACACGACCTTTTGCTCTTAATCAAACtgttattgaatatttttttgaccaTAATTTCATGTCTTAAGTCTAGGTACAATTACAAAAGTTTACCACTAGAAATACAATACAAAGGTTTGAAAgttgaaacaaagaaaaaagttggtgttGGGCTTGatggcaatttttcaaattgaaactGGACATCCCACAATCTGTGGAGCATGATTCCTCTTCTTTATGTTTGTGGTTGCGAATAATCACTCTATTCCGATGTTCGGAATTCGTTATACTCGAGCAATATTGTTGGGAATCTTGACAACCATTTTTCCTAAACTGTTTGTTATTTCGTTTCATCTGAATCCaaccgatgaaaaatttctcacgcATCTCTACAAAATCGCAGTTTGTGAGTGATGCGTGAGTCTACACAGTAATGGATGTAGATTTTGAAACTATAGTATTATCTGTTACAGGAATTACAAAACGTTGGAGAAGGTAACGCGGCTGCACTGAAGTACGGGTTCACTTTTCTCGCGGCGCTCGGAAATGTCTTCGCCTACTGTTCGGTTAGCGATACTTTGGCCACTGAAGTAAGTATAACAAAGTCTGCAGAATCAAAGCCTTAGGAACCGAATTTCTTAATCCTTATTTATgttcataatttattatttggaATAGATTTGCCACCTTTGGCAAAATCGATTATCTAATTACACGCTATTACATAAAGACAAGCTTACTGACCGGAAATTTAGTGACAGCGTAGTTGAGTTGAAATGGTTTGGCAGTGATTTCTGCTATCCACTATCCTTTCAAACTTAAGTCCTGTGTACTTTTACACGCTCGATTCCAACAATATCACAGCTATGTATGGGAAATCGAACTCACggaatttgtacaaaaattacatcaattgCAAGTACTCCGTGCTTTTAACCAACGTGAGCTTTTTTGTTCAAGAGTCTTGCTATCGGAACGCATGTCTACAATTCGGAATGGTATAATGCTACGTCTTCTGCCAAACTTTCATTATCAATATTAATGATTAAAGCATCGCGACCGATGATAATTACTGCAGCCAAAATCTTTCCCCTCACGATGGAAAATTTCACAGTGGTGagtattttacttttaaagTTCTGCGCGCGTTCGAATCATTATGTGCTACGTATAGACGACAATATGTTCGAATCTGTTTTCTCGGTAGCTCGTTATCTtagataatataattattacggACACCTACCTACATGCTTACAGATCATCAAATCGATCGCATCATATATTTCCGCACTACGAGCATTCAGCGTGTCTCACGTCTAAAGATATTCGAGCAAACCGATACAGACATACCTACGTGACACGAGGTAAGCGATGAAAACACACATTTGTTGGGTGAGTTCTAAGATAcagttataaatgaaaaatgcagtGCGCAGTCCATGTGAACCTGATACATATTGTTGAAATCCTTCGTGGATATTTAGTGACTTGCAAAACGATTTCTCTctacgaaaataatttatcgctTCATTGTTCATTTCAttgatgaaataatgaaaatattcaaattcttcTTTGCACTCGAACCTGTGTAGAAAACACCTTCATCGTATTCCAAGCTTTTGTATTATGACAGgtaatttctttaatttccaAAGTAGAATCAGTAAATAACACCACACAGTTCTCGCTCTCACATATTCATCGGCGTTTATTCTCATTAAACATGTATTTCATATTTCGGCAGAAATAATCAAGAACATTTAGCGCAAGCTCCGTTGGTGATAGAAGAAAATCGTGTCATTCACTGCGATATGCACGTCTTCGACAATGTTTCAAATTGACTGACCAAGCGATGAAAATACGTGGATACGACTTCGGCTAATGAGTATAAATGTTTGTTGTTAATAGTCAGGATTCACAATCCGCCATGTTATGCACACTGAATTTGCATTTGTGTATTTATGTGAGGATTAATAAACCTTCGTTCGCATCCAAGATCCTAACTTCGTTGAAAGTCTAATTTTTTGCTCAACTCACTTTGTTTTTCCCAGCTGATCATTCTCTTTCTCAATTCGATTCGTATGCATCACTGATGGTATATAATGTTATGTAAGTGATATGCAGTTAAGTAGTAGATTCTGTCTCGTAGGTTAAAGTTATAATGgaatccacagtttttttttttaattcggaGGTCCACGTACGGTTTGCTGGAAAACAAACACGCAGcctgtttttaaaaaaactagGTATTGGAcggagaaaatataaaattttgaaattattgcgACAAAATAAGAGGATTCAATTATTCACGTACCGTTAACATGCACCAGTTATTTTTGCCATAGTAAAGTGAAGAGACACAGGGTTTCACGTTCGCAGAATTTTCGTTCCACATTCATTTCGAGCTGATCTAAAGATCAAATTTCGTTCAAGTCTTGTTAAGGGTCACCTAAGTGTAATCCTCCAGAACCGTCTTAAAGCCAACATTATTTTAGAGTAAGTACTTGGGGAGAAAAGTAATCTATCTATACCAATATTGCAAAGGGTAAGATTTGTTTCTATGTTTG from Diprion similis isolate iyDipSimi1 chromosome 2, iyDipSimi1.1, whole genome shotgun sequence includes the following:
- the LOC124411528 gene encoding odorant receptor 49a-like; the encoded protein is MSNSRTVEMIEGSDKFNEQFVTAIRTLRRIAIYMGIWPEKKHEKLCNLLWYYNSTNLVFMNFGLMCNAIRVRDDMNKVISTISVASGVMYIMVKWFTFSSHKVLIRKLVYMMNEDWTSLENNTLIPESVPDSKRLMLKYYRVLNIYVYTVLTVMVCGNANFVITFVVATNHRDNNTDLDNLLPVIHSWYPGVDYDRAYIIGFLAAAQIMSMIAVIVGNTVVDGFFVITVLNTTAQIEILGIFIEQMKYNSLDPECNKTNIQEVVKRHQVLLSVANNIQECFGAIAFQRVSISLVGICFSAHVFLRELQNVGEGNAAALKYGFTFLAALGNVFAYCSVSDTLATESLAIGTHVYNSEWYNATSSAKLSLSILMIKASRPMIITAAKIFPLTMENFTVIIKSIASYISALRAFSVSHV